One genomic segment of Ricinus communis isolate WT05 ecotype wild-type chromosome 5, ASM1957865v1, whole genome shotgun sequence includes these proteins:
- the LOC125370020 gene encoding shikimate kinase 3, chloroplastic-like, with the protein MLRTTVGKILSEALGYTFVDSDEYVEQTAGGNSVSHIFQQYGEDYFRDIESEALQKLSIIPRQVVATGGGSVVRPINWKYMRQGITVFLDVPLDALARRIAAVGTDSRPLLHLDSGDPYTKAFMGLFTLSKKRVEAHSDADVTVSLLDLADDLGFEDVSDVGPAAIALRCLYRFRSIYRTTMRSPCKRFSNSQFERFFFLFFFFEENNL; encoded by the exons ATGTTGCGT ACTACAGTGGGCAAGATTTTATCAGAAGCACTAGGTTATACTTTTGTTGACAG TGACGAATATGTAGAGCAAACTGCAGGAGGAAATTCTGTGTCCCATATATTTCAACAATACGGCGAGGATTACTTTAGAGATATTGAG AGCGAGGCATTGCAGAAGTTGTCTATAATCCCTCGGCAAGTAGTTGCTACAGGTGGTGGTTCAGTAGTACGTCCAATCAACTG GAAGTATATGAGGCAGGGGATCACTGTTTTCTTAGATGTACCTTTGGATGCATTGGCAAGAAGAATTGCTGCTGTAGGAACTGACTCTCGTCCACTTCTACACCTTGATTCTGGGGACCCCTACACAAAG GCTTTTATGGGACTCTTTACTCTTTCGAAAAAGAGAGTTGAGGCCCATTCAGACGCTGATGTTACTGTTTCACTTTTAG ATCTTGCCGACGATCTGGGATTTGAAGATGTATCTGATGTTGGACCAGCTGCTATAGCACTGAG GTGCTTATACAGATTCAGAAGTATCTACAGGACAACAATGAGAAGTCCATGCAAACGTTTCTCTAATTCTCAGTTTGAGagattctttttccttttttttttttttgaagaaaataatttataa
- the LOC125370021 gene encoding uncharacterized aarF domain-containing protein kinase At1g71810, chloroplastic-like translates to MSSYGFSLWYFYLSYGCITEQAVHFWGLRTFLVRYKFKFQIPSYFFLVILSLAVLEGIAISFNPDYKVLGSTYPWIARKVLTDSSPKLKSSLQALLYKEGVFRIDRLESLLSESLRARTERALVKRQTEDAVSKVAIKEILSFTLTEKGTFVREILLQEVAKGLDALGVATLDSLTSVATASIPFSTPFSSSSMTEEDMVNLRTLKRLVLLLSGSQKNGSSAAEVQGSKTYKVQNVYLEEALPIFYQLSSVQEILPFLSVIPELPLELQQQLLLMPGDLAGRLVSRARPLETVRRIFL, encoded by the exons ATGTCATCGTATGGCTTTAGTCTGTGGTACTTCTACTTGTCATATGGCTGTATCACAGAGCAAGCTGTTCATTTCTGGGGTTTGAGAACCTTTTTGGTCAG GTACAAGTTCAAATTTCAAATACCTTCATACTTCTTTCTAGTCATC CTCAGTCTTGCAGTGTTGGAAGGCATCGCTATCAGTTTTAACCCAGATTACAAAGTTTTGGGTAGTACATACCCATGGATTGCTAGAAAAGTTCTAACTGACAGCTCACCAAAGTTGAAGTCTTCTTTGCAAGCTCTTCTTTACAAG GAAGGTGTTTTCAGAATCGATCGTCTAGAATCTCTACTTTCAGAG TCCCTTCGTGCCCGCACTGAAAGGGCCTTGGTTAAAAGGCAGACAGAAGATGCTGTTTCCAAAGTGGCTATCAAGGAGATTCTTTCCTTCACATTGACTGAGAAG gGTACCTTCGTGAGGGAAATACTTCTTCAAGAAGTTGCCAAG GGTTTGGATGCACTAGGTGTAGCAACACTTGATTCTTTAACATCTGTGGCTACCGCGAGCATACCCTTTTCTACTCCCTTTTCATCCTCTTCGATGACTGAGGAAGACATGGTGAACTTAAGAACGTTGAAGCGCCTCGTTCTACTGTTGTCAGGTTCCCAAAAGAATGGTAGTTCTGCAGCG GAAGTTCAAGGGAGTAAGACATACAAGGTCCAGAATGTATACTTGGAAGAAGCATTACCTATTTTTTATCAACTTTCATCAGTTCAAGAGATTCTGCCCTTCCTTTCTGTTATTCCTGAG CTCCCACTAGAACTGCAACAACAGTTACTTCTTATGCCCGGTGATCTGGCTGGAAGGTTAGTTTCTCGTGCACGCCCGCTAGAGACGGTCAGGAGGATATTTCTTTGA